The sequence TTTTTTTGCCATTTTCTAAAAAATAAGACCTTTTCCAATTAAGGAAAAGGCCTTTTTTAGTTATCGTTGAGGATAGAATTGCAACTTTCGTTGCTAGTTAAATATAACATCTCTTCTTGCACATATCTATGATTTAGAGCAAGTGTAAACTAACTGTATTCTAAATCTAATATTTGTAAAATTTTATGCGCTCATTCTCAACAATTTATTCATAGCTTCTTCAATTGACTTACCGCATGCAGAAACCCGAGTGTTTTTCTTATCAAATACGGTAAACAATTGACGTTTAGTATCAAGTGTAACTTTATATCTCATATTGCTTACCTCCTATCATTTGATTATTTATCATACTCGCTTTTAAAAAAAAATCAATAGAAACAAACTATTTTATTTTTTATTTAGAGAATAGTTCGGTCAAAGTATTTCTTGTTTCCCATATTATTAAGACTAAACTTCTTTGCAGTAAATCTTAATCAATAATTTAGTTAAGCCTAATTAATTATTTCTTTTAGCCAGTCTATTAAGTATTTGTCACAAAGTTGTAATATTAATCGGTTTCTTTGGCATAAAAAGATATTTTTTCCTAATATTAGAAGAATGGTCTATCCTTTATTACGATTCTCTTTTAAATTTAGTAACAACGTTCGGAATTTGGACATTTTTTGGGAATTTAACTCAAAAATGTTTCATAAAACAAAAAAAGCCCGACCAATTAGGTCGAACTCTTTAGAAGAACAACTCTTTACATGCATTACTAATGGCAATCTTAACATGTTCATAAGTCAAACCACCTTGAATATAAATAATATATGGTGGTCTCATAGGTCCATCGGCTGAAAACTCGATACTAGCTCCAGAAACAAAAGTTCCAGCAGCCATGACAACTTGATCTTCATATCCCGACATGGCGCTAGGTTCTGGAGAAACGTTGGAATCTATCGGTGAAAATTGTTGGACAAGTTTAGCAAAATGAACCATCTTATCAGGATCATTGAACTCAATTGTTTGAATCAAATCAGTTCGATCATCATTCCATTTAGGTGAAACATTTAATCCTAATTTTTCAAAAATAGCTGCTTCAAAAACAGCGCCTTTAATTGCATTACCAGTTACTCTGGGTGCTAAGAAAAATCCTTGGAACATTTCTGATTGACGATCAATTGTAGCCCCTTCTGAAGCGCCAATTCCAGGTGCAGTCAAACGATAACTAGCTAGTTCAACTAAATCCTTTTTACCAACAATATATCCTCCGACTTTAGCCAAACCACCACCAGCATTTTTAATCAATGAACCGGCCATCAAGTCAGCACCGACCTCAGTTGGTTCAACCGTCTCTGAAAATTCTCCATAACAGTTGTCGACAAAAATTATTGCATCACTGACAGTCTTCACTTCTTTGATGATTTCAGCAATCTCTTTAACCGTCAAACTTTTGCGAGTTGAATAACCACGAGATCTTTGGATAGCAATTACTTTAGGATTTTGTTCTTTGATTTTTTGTTTCACCAAATCAAAATCAACCTTATCTCCATCCATTTTGACTGAATCAAAACCAACTTGATAATCGATTAAAGAGCCACGTTTGTTACCAGCGATCCCGATAACTTCTTGCATTGTATCGTATGGTTCTCCCGTAACGTACAAAAGATTGTCTCCTGGGCGCAAAATCCCAAACAATGCAGTTGCTAATGTATGGGTCCCCGAAACGAATTGTGGACGAACCAAAGCCGCTTCAGTTTTGAAAACATCAGCATAAACTGCTTCTAATTGATCACGTCCACGATCATCATCCCCATAACCGGTCGTTCCTAGCAAACTACTTTCATCGATAT comes from Companilactobacillus pabuli and encodes:
- a CDS encoding aminotransferase class I/II-fold pyridoxal phosphate-dependent enzyme, with product MTKWNAAFPDKLKKVIQEVDQQIAPKLAEIDEQVLDNQNKVLAAFREENIDESSLLGTTGYGDDDRGRDQLEAVYADVFKTEAALVRPQFVSGTHTLATALFGILRPGDNLLYVTGEPYDTMQEVIGIAGNKRGSLIDYQVGFDSVKMDGDKVDFDLVKQKIKEQNPKVIAIQRSRGYSTRKSLTVKEIAEIIKEVKTVSDAIIFVDNCYGEFSETVEPTEVGADLMAGSLIKNAGGGLAKVGGYIVGKKDLVELASYRLTAPGIGASEGATIDRQSEMFQGFFLAPRVTGNAIKGAVFEAAIFEKLGLNVSPKWNDDRTDLIQTIEFNDPDKMVHFAKLVQQFSPIDSNVSPEPSAMSGYEDQVVMAAGTFVSGASIEFSADGPMRPPYIIYIQGGLTYEHVKIAISNACKELFF